The DNA window AAGGGGGAGAAGGAACCCTTTGAAAAGGGTTCCTTCTCCCCCTTCCCCACGAAAATCGACGCCGCATCATACCCTGGGCGCTCAAAAGGCGTCAGATGCAAGGAGCAAGGAACGCCCAAGCCCGACGCGTATTCCCCATACGCGAGGGTTTGGGCGTTCCGCAGCGACGCAGCGGATGGCGTCTTTTCAGCGTCCTAGGGCATGGAATAGGCGGCGATGCACAGCACCGCGCCCTGCGGGTCCTGGAACACGCCCATGCGGCCCACGTCGGGCACGTCGAAGGCCGGGACCAGGACGCGGCCGCCGTGCTTCTCCACCAGCGAGAGGGTGTCGTCCACGTTGTCCACGGTGACGTAGCTGCCCCAGTGCGGCGGGATGTTGTGCTCGCCTGCAGGCATGGACATCATGCCGCCCGCCCAGCTCTCGCCCACCTTGGCCGAGGTGTAGGTGCCGCCCGCCATGGGGCTGTTCCCGCCGATGACCATCTCCTCGTAGGTCCAGCCGAAGAGCGCGGCATAGAATTTCTTGGCCGCCTCCACGTCCGTGGTCATCAGTTCGTTCCAGGAAAACGCGCCGTGCGTATGCATGGGATCCATGTCGTGCCTCCATGGCATATGGGTTCATGGTTCAAAAACTCGGACCCATGCTATCCCAGAAAAGGACGGCCAGGGCAAGGCGGATGCCGGGGAAGGGGAGCGCGGCGGGGGGCGTTGCCCGCGGGGGCTTCTGGCGGCGCTTCGGCAGCCGCCTCAATCGTCGCTGAAGATGCAGTGTATCTTCAGCTCTGGGCCCTGCTCCTTCACGAGCTGTCGGCGGATGCTCTCCTGGTAGGCCTTGCTCAGGATGACCACGTCGCCCGCGTGGCGCCCGATGTCCGCCGGGTTTATCACCGGCCTGCCCAGGAACTCCTTGCCCCAGGACGACTTGTCGTTGTCCGCGAAGGCCGCGAAATGGAGTTCGCCGAGGCGGCTGTCCGCCAGAATGCGCGCCGCGGCGCCGCCCGTGCCGAAGCCAACCACCGGCCGCTCCCCGAGCTCGTCCACGAGCGCGTCGATGCGCCGCTGCGTCCTGCCCCACCAGAAGGGCCGGAAGCGGACCGAGGCCTGTGGCGCGGAGCGCGCGAGAACGTCGGCGTACTTCGCCTGGAGGTTGGTGGGGGCGCAGACGAGCACGTTGCCGGTGTATCCGGCGATGTCTTCGGCCCTGCGCAGGGCGTGGCCGCAGTAGCTGCCGGGGAATTCCGTGAAGTCGTAGACGGCCTGGAGATGCTTTTGCTCCGGCCGCATGGTCAGGGCGCCGAGCAGGCTCGTGTCCGTGCCGAAGACGACGTAGGGCTCGCCGTCGAAGGCCGCGCCGAGCCAGTCGGCCAGGGCCTCGTCGCTCTCGCCCATCGCGGCGGAGCTCATGGTGTAGGTCTTCTGCGCCAGGTTCCGGGCCAGCGTCTCCCCGGCCTCGGCCAGGTGGGCGGCCGCGGCCGGAAAGTCGTCGCCGCAGGCCGCCACGGCCGCGTCGAGGTGCTCCTTCCAGCCCGAGCCCTCGAGAAGGTGCGGGAAGGCGAAGATGTTCTCGTCCAGGTAGTTGTCGCGGCAGGTGCCGAAGGAGGGCGTGAAGCCCAGCTCGCGCGCCAGGTTCACGATTCCGGCCAGGTGGGGCAGGGACGAGCGCATGATGACCGAGACGGTGGTCACCTGCCAGCCGGGCTTTTCGCGCGCCATCTCCGAAACCATCCGCAGGTTGGCCAGGAGGCGGTTCCAGCTGCCGCCCACGCGGATCTTCCCGTAGTCCTCGCCCGTGGCCTCAAGGCTCAGCATGAGGTGTATCTTCTCGAGGCGTTCGAGCAGTTCGCGCTGCGCGTGCAGCAGCAGGCCATTGGTGTAGACGCGAAGGGCCGGGCCCCGTGGCGCCTCGGCCGCGGCCGCGATGACGGCCAGGGCGTCGCGCGTGAGGAAGGGCTCGCCCCCGGCGATGATCATCTCTGCGACGTTCTCCCAGCCCAATCGGTCCAGCGCGTCCAGCAGGGCCGAGGCGTCGATGCCGTCGCGGTCGTGGTCCGGCTTGCTCGGGTAGCACATCACGCAACGCAGGTTGCAGCGCAGCGAGGTCATCAGGTTGTAGACCCTGGGCGGCGCCGCGAAGTCCGCTTCGCCCGCCTCGAAGGCGCGCCTTGAGGCCTCATGCGCCGCGGGCGTCGCCCCCCGGCCCTCGAAGGCGGGGAAGTCCGGCATGTGCCCGCCGCCCCGCACGCAGGCCTCGCACGGCGTCCCGGCGATGTCGCGCCCGGCGAGCCGCGCCCGCAGCTCGCGCATCTTCGCGCCGTGGTAGAGTTCCATGATCCCGTCCTGCGAGATGTCCAGTCCCTCGGGCTGGAAGAGCAGGGAGCAGCACGGGCCGAAGACGTTGTGGCCGAGCAGGAGGTAGTGCCAGGGAAAGGCGCAGATCGGTCGCATGTCGTTCCTTCGGCTCGCGGGAAAGGGAGAGCGCGCGGGCCGCGTCGGCGGCCGTGCCCGGACAGACTAGCAACAGGGGGCGCGCAAGCGCAAGCGCGGGCCGAGGCTCCTCCTGCTGTCCTGCAACGGGGTGGTTTCACCGCGGATTTTGCACGACCAGTTAGAAGGTGCGCAGTCGCGCTCGGATATGGTGGAATAATCATACCAACTTCCGCATCGGGGACATAGGCAAGGCGAAAGCACAAGGGGAAAGAATTTTTTCGGAGGGGGTATGAAACAGCTCTTGCGTATTCTCGTGTCGTTGGCCGTCTTCGCCCTGTTGCCTGCCTTGCTGGCGGCCTATGAAGTACCTGCCGAGATCGTCATCAAACGTCCGAAGAATCTCGAGGCGCAGTCCTCCTGGGTGGGGAGCGTGCAGTTTCCGCACGGCCTGCACGCGGTGATGAATCCGTGCCGGGCCTGCCACCATATGGAGACGGACAGCACCCTGGGCAATTTTCTGCCGTGCACCCAGTGCCACAACCAGCCCGGCGTCAAGGGCTCGAGCAGCTTCTACCTGGCCTTCCACAACTCTCGGACCACCAGTTGCCTCGGTTGTCACAAGGAGAAGCGCCTGAAGCGGGAGGCCATGCCGCCCATCTCGTGCACCCGGGGCTGCCACAAGCTGAAGCAGGGAGGCAAGTCATGAGCGCGAGCGCCCGCATCGAGGCGAAGCTGCTGGAGCGTCAGGTCGGCGGAGAGCGCATGTCCCGTCGCGATTTCATCAAATTCTGCTGCATCGTGGCCACGGCCATCGGCATGGAGGCGAGCCACGGCGCCACGGTGGCCAGGGCCCTGGAGAGCAAGACGCGGCCGAGCGTCATCTACATGCACGGGGCCGAGTGCACCGGCTGCACCGAGGCCCTCCTGCGCTCGGTGGATCCCTACTTCGACGTCCTGATCATGGAGACGATCTCCCTGGACTACTGCGAGACCATCATGGCCGCCGCCGGCAAGGCCGCGAACGAGGCCCTGGAGAAGGCCATGCAGAATCCCGCTGGCTATTTCTGCACCATCGAGGGGGCCATCCCCATGCGCGGCGGCGGCGTCTGGGGCCAGGTGGGCGGAGAGACCATGCTCTCGCTGTTCGCGCGCGTGGCGGGGGGGGCCAAGGGCGTCATCGCCATGGGCACCTGCGCCAGCTTCGGCGGAATCCAGGCCGCAGAGCCGAATCCCTCCATGGCGGTGGGCGTGGGGGAGGCCCTTGCGGCAATGGGCGTCTCGCCCATCAACATCTCGGGCTGTCCGCCGAACCCCATGAATTACGTCGGCACGGTGGCGCATCTGCTGACCAAGGGCATGCCGGAGCTGGACGAACTCGGGCGGCCCAAGATGTTCTACGGCTCCACGGTCCACGACCAGTGCGAGCGGCGCAAGCACTTCGACGCGGGCGAGTTCGCCCCGTCCTTCGACTCCAGGGAGGCGCGCGAGGGCTGGTGCCTGCATCTTCTCGGCTGCCGCGGACCCTACACCTACAACAACTGTCCCACGGCCCTCTTCAACCAGACCAACTGGCCCGTGCGCGCCGGGGCGCCCTGCCTCGGCTGCAGCGAGCCGGACTTCTGGGACACCATGGCCCCGTTCAACCGCGACGTCCGCATGAAGGGCGAGAAGGCGTAAGGAGGCGACATGAGCGGGAACAAGGCGTCAGGCCGCATCACCATAGATCCTGTCACGCGCATCGAGGGGCACCTGAAGATCGACGTGGAGCTGAAGGACGGCGTCGTCTCCAACGCGTGGTCCAGCGCCCAGCTCTTCCGCGGGCTCGAGCTCATCGTCAAGGGACGGCCGCCCGACGACGTGCACAACTACGTGCAGCGCACCTGCGGGGTCTGCACCACGACCCATTCCCTGGTCAGCATCCGCGCCGTGGAGAACGCCATGGGGCTGAAACCTCCGGTCGCGGCGGAGCTCGTGCGCCTGCTGATCCTCGGAACCCTCGTGGTGCACGACCATCTCGTGCATTTCTACCATCTGCACTCGCTCGACTTCTTCGACATGGCCGACGCGCTGAAGGCCGATCCCGTGGCCGCGGCGCGGCTCGCGGGCGAGGTCTCGGGGCGGGAAGCCCAGCCCGGCGACTACTTCGTGGTCCAGTCGCGGCTCAAGAAGTTCGTGGGCTCGGGCCAGCTCGGCTGGCTCTCCAACGCCTACTCCCTGGGCGGCCATCCCTCCTACCGCCTGAGCCCGGAGGAGAACCTGGTCCTTGCCGCCAACTACCTCCAGGCCCTGCGCGTGCAGGCGAACATCGCCAAGTCCATGGCCATCTTCAGCGGCAAGAATCCCCACTCCCAGACCATGCGCGTGGGCGGCGTGACCTGCTACGACAGCCTGCGGCCCGAGAGGCTGGCCGAGTTTCGCGCCCTGCACGAGGAATCTCTGGAGTTCATCAACCACAACTACGTGGGCGACCTGACCATCCTCGGCCGCCGCTATCCGGAGGCGGCCGCCTATGGGCGGACCACGAATTTCCTGGACTTCTCGGACTTTTACGACCCCGAGACGGGCAAGAATCCGTTCTTCCGCGGCGGGATCATGTGGGCCCGGGACTTCAGGCGGGTGGAGGAGTTCGACCCGGGCGAGATCAAGGAGCACGTGACCCGTGGCTGGTACAAGCCGAGCCCGCCCGCCCATCCCTACGACGGGGTCACCGATCCGGACTATACCGGCTATGACCCCGACGGCAGGTATTCCTGGGCCAAGGCCCCGCGCTACAAGGGCGAGCCCATGGAGACCGGCCCCCTGGCGCGCCGCGCAATGGCCTATGCCCGCGGGGACAAGGAGACCGTGAACCGCCTGAATGCCTGGTTCTCGGCCTGCAGGCTCGAGCCCGAAAACCTGTTCTCGACCATGGGGCGGACGGCCGCGCGCATGGTAGAGGCGGTGATCCTGGCCAACAGGATCCCCGGCTGGCTGGACGAGCTCGAGGCCCGCGCCAAGGCGGGGCCGGTGGAGATATTCAAGCCCTGGAAGATGCCGGACTCGGCAAGGGGCGTGGGCTTTTGCGCCGTGACGCGGGGCGGGCTCTCCCACTGGATCCGCATCGAAAAAGGCAGGACCGCCAATTACCAGCTGGTCGTGCCCAGCACCTGGAATCTCGGGCCGCGCTGCGCCGCGGGCAAGCTCTCGCCGGTCGAGGAATCGCTCGTGGGAGTGTCGGTGGCCGATTCCGATCGGCCTGTGGAGCTTCTGCGCACGGTGCACTCCTTCGATCCCTGCATCGCCTGCGCCGTGCACCTCATCGAGGCGGACAAGGCGGACGCGACCCGGATCATCCGGGTCGTGTAGGCGACCTCGTACACCGCTCGCCCGGACGCCCGGAGCGTGACCAAAAAGGCCGCCAGAAATGGCGGCCTTTTCGCGTCCATGCGCGGCGCCTCATTTCCCGGCCACTGCCGTGGCCTCGCCCGAGAGGCCGCAGGCGCGGCTGCAGCGTTCGCGGCAGGCGGCGTAGTCCTCCTGCTCCTCGTCGCAGATGAGCGTGCAGGCGAAGCACAGGGTGGGGGCGTAGCCGCTCGCCAGAACGCCCTCGCGCGCGCCCCAGTACTGCAGACAGAAGAGTTGTTCCGTACTGCCGAACGCGAGGCTGCGTTCAGAGCAGCGCGATTCTATCTCTGCTCGTCTGTCGTTGGCGTTTACGGAGCATGAAAAAAGCACGAGCAAGAGCGCAGCAAAGACGCAGGATGAGATCATGGAACGTATACAGACGTTCATTTGTTTCTCCGTACTGAAAAGTTGCGTCAGGTTTCGGCAACCGACGTGTCCATTTACTGCCATGTACCGTTTTCGTAGCAGTGCAGGACGTCTTGACCTTTTGTGTACGGGAAAGTAGAAGGCGAAATCCAACGACGTTTTCCGAACACGTCGTTCTCTTTTTCCGAAGACGGCCCCGTGCGGGCCCGCGTGTCCCCGCGCAGGGAGAACAGGAGGCAGGGGCGATGGACTTGAACCAACTCCGTTCCTTCGTGGCCGTGGCCGAGGAAGGGCACCTGACCCGGGCGGGCGAGCGGCTGCACCTGAGCCAGTCGGCCCTGAGCGGGCAGATCAAGGCCCTCGAGGAAGAGCTCGGCCTGTCGCTCTTCAGGCGCACGCCGCGCGGCATGCAGCTCACGG is part of the Desulfovibrio sp. X2 genome and encodes:
- a CDS encoding cytochrome c3 family protein, whose translation is MKQLLRILVSLAVFALLPALLAAYEVPAEIVIKRPKNLEAQSSWVGSVQFPHGLHAVMNPCRACHHMETDSTLGNFLPCTQCHNQPGVKGSSSFYLAFHNSRTTSCLGCHKEKRLKREAMPPISCTRGCHKLKQGGKS
- a CDS encoding nickel-dependent hydrogenase large subunit, encoding MSGNKASGRITIDPVTRIEGHLKIDVELKDGVVSNAWSSAQLFRGLELIVKGRPPDDVHNYVQRTCGVCTTTHSLVSIRAVENAMGLKPPVAAELVRLLILGTLVVHDHLVHFYHLHSLDFFDMADALKADPVAAARLAGEVSGREAQPGDYFVVQSRLKKFVGSGQLGWLSNAYSLGGHPSYRLSPEENLVLAANYLQALRVQANIAKSMAIFSGKNPHSQTMRVGGVTCYDSLRPERLAEFRALHEESLEFINHNYVGDLTILGRRYPEAAAYGRTTNFLDFSDFYDPETGKNPFFRGGIMWARDFRRVEEFDPGEIKEHVTRGWYKPSPPAHPYDGVTDPDYTGYDPDGRYSWAKAPRYKGEPMETGPLARRAMAYARGDKETVNRLNAWFSACRLEPENLFSTMGRTAARMVEAVILANRIPGWLDELEARAKAGPVEIFKPWKMPDSARGVGFCAVTRGGLSHWIRIEKGRTANYQLVVPSTWNLGPRCAAGKLSPVEESLVGVSVADSDRPVELLRTVHSFDPCIACAVHLIEADKADATRIIRVV
- a CDS encoding hydrogenase small subunit gives rise to the protein MSASARIEAKLLERQVGGERMSRRDFIKFCCIVATAIGMEASHGATVARALESKTRPSVIYMHGAECTGCTEALLRSVDPYFDVLIMETISLDYCETIMAAAGKAANEALEKAMQNPAGYFCTIEGAIPMRGGGVWGQVGGETMLSLFARVAGGAKGVIAMGTCASFGGIQAAEPNPSMAVGVGEALAAMGVSPINISGCPPNPMNYVGTVAHLLTKGMPELDELGRPKMFYGSTVHDQCERRKHFDAGEFAPSFDSREAREGWCLHLLGCRGPYTYNNCPTALFNQTNWPVRAGAPCLGCSEPDFWDTMAPFNRDVRMKGEKA
- a CDS encoding radical SAM protein codes for the protein MRPICAFPWHYLLLGHNVFGPCCSLLFQPEGLDISQDGIMELYHGAKMRELRARLAGRDIAGTPCEACVRGGGHMPDFPAFEGRGATPAAHEASRRAFEAGEADFAAPPRVYNLMTSLRCNLRCVMCYPSKPDHDRDGIDASALLDALDRLGWENVAEMIIAGGEPFLTRDALAVIAAAAEAPRGPALRVYTNGLLLHAQRELLERLEKIHLMLSLEATGEDYGKIRVGGSWNRLLANLRMVSEMAREKPGWQVTTVSVIMRSSLPHLAGIVNLARELGFTPSFGTCRDNYLDENIFAFPHLLEGSGWKEHLDAAVAACGDDFPAAAAHLAEAGETLARNLAQKTYTMSSAAMGESDEALADWLGAAFDGEPYVVFGTDTSLLGALTMRPEQKHLQAVYDFTEFPGSYCGHALRRAEDIAGYTGNVLVCAPTNLQAKYADVLARSAPQASVRFRPFWWGRTQRRIDALVDELGERPVVGFGTGGAAARILADSRLGELHFAAFADNDKSSWGKEFLGRPVINPADIGRHAGDVVILSKAYQESIRRQLVKEQGPELKIHCIFSDD
- a CDS encoding VOC family protein produces the protein MDPMHTHGAFSWNELMTTDVEAAKKFYAALFGWTYEEMVIGGNSPMAGGTYTSAKVGESWAGGMMSMPAGEHNIPPHWGSYVTVDNVDDTLSLVEKHGGRVLVPAFDVPDVGRMGVFQDPQGAVLCIAAYSMP